The DNA segment GAATCGCATGTCATCATCCTGAGTATCCCGGGTGAGGACGTGGAGGTGGAAGCCGCCACGATCATCGACCTTCCCCAAAAGAAAATGAAGACCATTCGATTCGGCCCACCCGCTCTAGTCCGGTTCGATGTGAAAACAGACACTATACGGGCAGAACAAGAGGGTGGCACGACCCGGAAAGTCTTGGTATACGGCCTTAACGGGCAGTTATTGCGTCGTGTGATTCCGTCGAAAACACAGCGGGAGCGCATAGTCTCAGCAAACCGCAAGTACAGCTACATCCCCAAGCATGAGATTGGTGAGGGCGATACTCTGATTCAACGGGGTTCAACCGGCCCTACTGTCTTGAGGCTGCCAGAACGCAAAAAGAGAGGCTCACGCCAGGGCGCCTTGTGGGACAACCCGGAGTGGAATCCCGTGAATGATGATTTGCTCCTTGCTCTGTACCTTTCCGAGGATACGGAGAAGGAGGGGAGACTCAACGAGATTGATGTTTTCTCGGTCTCACAAAAGAAGATCATAAGGGTGTTCCCGCAAGCAGGAGACCACACCCCTGCTTATGGCTGGTCGGCGGATGGCAAGCAGGTCATTCTTTGTGATGTGAGTTGCTCGTTCTATACAATACCTTAGAGGGAGGGAGGACGGTCTGCCGCTTTCCAGTCTGTCAACTGCCCCTGTTCCATTCCACTTTCACTGAAGGGCATTGAGGGCAAATCTCAAGGCAAAGGACCCTCCTCACTCTTACGATGTACGCTCGCTTTCAGAAATCAAGCTCACTCCCCTCTCATTTCCGTCCACTCTCCCCCGGCCCCGCCGTCGTGACCGGCAATTCCGCGCGTCCGCTCCAATCCTCAAATGATCCATCATAAAGACTGGGCTCGAATCCCAGGTATTTCGCCACAAAATAAACCACCGTGGCCTGCTGTCCAATATGGCAGTAGGAAACGATGTGGCGGCCCGGCGTGATCCCCGCGGCCTGAAACGCGGCCCGAAGCTCATCTGGAGTCTTGATTTTATTGGAGTCATCCAGGAGGCTCGAATACGGGATATTCACTGCGCCGGGGATATGACCGGCGCGCTTCATTCGACCCGCACTGGTCCCGGAATAGTACTCCGGCGCCCTGGCATCAACGATCGCCACCGAATGGTTATTCAAATTGGAGTTCACCCAGGCGGCATCGACGACGATTGAGGATCGGGGGTGTGGAGTTACCGAGCCCGGTTGGATCCGGGGGACCTCTTTGGTAATCGGATGACCTTCGGCGCGCCAGACCGGGAGTCCGCCATCCAGAATCGAGGTCTGCCCGCCCAGCCCGATATAATCCAGCGTAAAAAACACCCTTGTGGTGGGCGACACCCAGTCGCTGCCATAATAAAGAACTATCCGCGAATTGTCGGAAATTCCGATCTTTTCCAGTGTTGACTTCAGCTCATCAATCTTTGGAAGCTCGAGCGTAAGGCCCTTCCCGGAAGGCGTTGATATATCCATATAAGAGAGGAAACGCGCGCCGGGAATGTGTCCGGCCTCGTAACCCTCTTTCTGGCCGATTTGGATCAGCACCAGAGAAGGGTCTTTCAGATGTTCCACTAGCCACGTTGTTGAGACCAGCAAAGAACTTTTGTTGAGGGAGCCTTTACTCGAGGATCCTTCCTCATTCATCGTGACCGGGGTCGCCGGATCACATTGGGCAAATCCGCTGCTTATCCCCAGGCTCAGTAGCGCAAGAAACAAGAACGCTTTTCTCATGGCATTTCTCCTTGGCAACCCTGGTAAGAGGCGTCTCCTTCCGCTTGTCACCGCCAGCCGGAAGGATCTTTCAGCGATTACTTCGAATCTTCTCATTCATAGTGAAGTGCTACCAGCGGATCAACCCGCGTCGCCCGGCGCGCGGGCAAATAACAAGCCCCCAGGGCAGCGCCCACCAATAAAGCCGCGGCTGCAACGAAGGTCAGGGGATCTGTCGGCGTCACTTCAAAAAGCAACGATCTGAGAAGGTCGGTCAGGGCCAAGGCCCCCACCAGTCCCAGTCCCACGCCCAGCATGACCACCCAAAAGCCCTGGCCGACCACCATTCTGATCACATCGGAGGTCTTTGCCCCCAGGGCCATGCGAATGCCGATTTCATGAATGCGCTGGCTGACGGTAAGGGCCAGGATGCCCCCAATGCCACCTCCTGCGATCACAAGTGCCAGGGCGGCAAACAGACCGAGAAGATTCGTCATCACCCGGGGAGAGGCCAAGGTGTCATTGCGTGCCTGCTCCAGCGTCATCACATTGGTAATGGCCGTTTCGGGATCGAGCTCGTGAATCGTCCGGCGCAGCTGGTTCGCCAGATTCATGGGATCCCCGTTGGCACGCACGATCACACTGCCGACAGAGGGGTTCTGGGCCATCGGCAAATAGAGCTCATCCGCCGGTTCTTTATTGAGACCAAACTCCTTGACGTCTCCCACCACACCGACAATCATCAGCCAGCTCTTTCCCTTATCGAAGGAGATCCGTTTGTCGATGGGGTCTCCATCTTTCCAATGATGACGCGCCAGAGACCGGTTGATGACCGCCACCGCTGGAGCTTTCTCACTGTCGGTTTCTGCAAATTCTCTCCCTTTGACCAGGGGGATGCCGAGGGTTTTGAAGTAGTCCGGGGTGACGGCACGGATGGCGGATACCGGATTAACTTCCTCCTGCAGGGAGGGACTTCCTTCCACCAGGAATCGATTTGATCCCGGACCCCGTGCCAGGATACCGTCAGGGTCCATGGGAAACCCCGAAGAGACCGCCACCGACACCGTCCCCGGCTGGGTCTGCACCTTCTGGAGCAGCCGCCGGGCGTAGTCCAGAATCTGCTCTGATTTTTGGTACTTCGACCAGTTCAGGTTGAACCCCAGGCTCAGGACATTTTGGGGGACGAAGCCCGGATCCACTCTCTGGAGCTTCATCAAGCTTCGCATCAGGAGGCCAGCGCCGACGAGCAACATGATCGAGAAGGCCACCTGCAGAACA comes from the Terriglobia bacterium genome and includes:
- a CDS encoding sulfurtransferase, with the translated sequence MRKAFLFLALLSLGISSGFAQCDPATPVTMNEEGSSSKGSLNKSSLLVSTTWLVEHLKDPSLVLIQIGQKEGYEAGHIPGARFLSYMDISTPSGKGLTLELPKIDELKSTLEKIGISDNSRIVLYYGSDWVSPTTRVFFTLDYIGLGGQTSILDGGLPVWRAEGHPITKEVPRIQPGSVTPHPRSSIVVDAAWVNSNLNNHSVAIVDARAPEYYSGTSAGRMKRAGHIPGAVNIPYSSLLDDSNKIKTPDELRAAFQAAGITPGRHIVSYCHIGQQATVVYFVAKYLGFEPSLYDGSFEDWSGRAELPVTTAGPGESGRK